One genomic segment of Vulpes lagopus strain Blue_001 chromosome 9, ASM1834538v1, whole genome shotgun sequence includes these proteins:
- the C9H8orf82 gene encoding UPF0598 protein C8orf82 homolog — protein sequence MWRACGVLRPRPPGARACGGGGGGVVPYAQGQAPEPRTREYFYYVDHQGQLFLDDSKMKNFTTCFKDPQFLVTFFSRLRPNRSGRYEASFPFLSPCGRERNFLRCEDRPVVFTHLLASGPGPPRLSYCGGGDALAVPFEPARLLPLAANGRLYHPAPERAGGVGLVRSALAFELSACFEYPPGAAAPSHVRWQGRRLALTMDLAPLLPAAPP from the exons ATGTGGCGCGCGTGCGGGGTGCTCCGGCCGCGGCCCCCGGGGGCCCGGGcctgcggcgggggcgggggcggggtcgtGCCGTACGCGCAGGGccaggccccggagccccggaCGCGGGAGTACTTCTACTACGTGGACCACCAGGGCCAg CTTTTCCTGGACGACTCCAAAATGAAGAACTTCACCACCTGCTTCAAAG ACCCACAGTTCCTGGTCACCTTCTTCTCCCGCCTGAGACCCAACCGGAGCGGCCGCTACGaggcctccttccccttcctctcgcCCTGCGGCCGGGAGCGCAACTTCCTGCGCTGCGAGGACCGGCCGGTGGTCTTCACGCACCTGCTGGCCtcgggccccgggcccccgcggCTGTCCTACTGCGGCGGCGGGGACGCCCTGGCCGTGCCCTTCGAGCCCGCGCGCCTGCTGCCCCTGGCCGCCAACGGCCGCCTCTACCACCCGGCGCCCGAGCGTGCGGGCGGCGTGGGCCTGGTGCGCTCCGCGCTGGCCTTCGAGCTGAGCGCCTGCTTCGAGTACCCGCCCGGCGCGGCCGCACCCTCGCACGTGCGCTGGCAGGGCCGCCGCCTCGCCCTCACCATGGACCTGGCCCCGCTGCTGCCCGCCGCGCCGCCCTGA
- the ARHGAP39 gene encoding rho GTPase-activating protein 39 isoform X3, with translation MEAPPYTVSSSPPGVFLEKDYEIYRDYNVDGQLLHYRTSSLRWNSGTKERMLIKVADREPSFLASQGNGYALEGQASRARRPSGGPHSPSLQPFAPEPDGPVFFPERRPSPFLKRAELGSCSPLLAQPRKAAGDSQPSSPRYAYEPPLYEEPPVEYQAPIYDEPPMDVQYEAGAYPAGSPQRSPGRKPAAFPPSPKQGPASPYQQLVLTRQKCPERFLSLEYSPAGKEYVRQLVYVEQAGASPKLRAGPRPRFAASPGGGSLPLQPGPCPLRGPRPGAPPGDYSSMEGAELRAAQDDAMSWSSQQDTMSSGGYSPGTRKRKSRNPSLCHGPADGPGDRDVLGEQPPAEERAPCGPGLGAGKRAEGKTAEAEPFLAQARLAWEAQQAHFHMKQRGSWDSQQDGSGYESDGAVPLPMPGPVVRAFSEDEALAQQESKHWQRGALERLAFPQILLEKSVSVQTNLASPEPYLHPSQSEDLGSCAQFESSRQARSVMPSASCVFPTFTLRKPSSETDIENWASKHFNTHTQGLFRRKVSIANMLAWSSESIKKPMIVTSDRHVKKEACEIFKLIQMYMGDRRAKADPLHVALEIATKGWSVQGLRDELYIQLCRQTTENFRLESLARGWELMAICLAFFPPTPKFHSYLEGYIYRHMDPVNDTKVTQHMRALLERNSKKKPKLRKKPKPYVEEPDGVAISTYAKYCYHKLQKAALTGAKKGLKKPNVEEIRHAKNAVFSPSMFGSALQEVMSMQKERYPDRQLPWVQTRLSEEVLALNGDQTEGIFRVPGDIDEVNALKLQVDQWKVPTGLEDPHVPASLLKLWYRELEEPLIPHEFYEQCIAHYESPEAAVAVVHALPRINRLVLCYLIRFLQVFVQPANVAITKMDVSNLAMVMAPNCLRCRSDDPRVIFENTRKEMSFLRVLIQHLDTSFMEGVL, from the exons ATGGAAGCTCCTCCGTACACAGTGAG TTCTTCACCACCAGGAGTATTCCTTGAGAAGGACTATGAGATTTACCGGGATTATAATGTGGATGGCCAGCTTCTTCACTACAG GACCTCCTCGCTTCGGTGGAACTCGGGCACCAAGGAGCGCATGCTCATCAAGGTCGCCGACCGGGAGCCCAGCTTCCTGGCGTCGCAGGGCAACGGCTACGCCCTGGAGGGCCAGGCCAGCCGCGCCCGCCGGCCGTCGGGGGGGCCGCACTCGCCCAGCCTGCAGCCGTTCGCGCCGGAGCCCGACGGCCCCGTGTTCTTCCCCGAGCGGAGGCCGTCGCCCTTCCTGAAGAGGGCCGAGCTGGGGAGCTGCTCCCCGCTGCTGGCGCAGCCGCGCAAGGCCGCCGGCGACTCGCAGCCGTCGTCCCCGCGCTACGCCTACGAGCCCCCGCTGTACGAGGAGCCCCCCGTGGAGTACCAGGCGCCCATCTACGACGAGCCCCCCATGGACGTGCAGTACGAGGCCGGCGCCTACCCGGCCGGCTCGCCGCAGCGGTCCCCGGGCCGCAAGCCCGCCGCCTTCCCGCCGTCGCCCAAGCAGGGCCCCGCGTCGCCCTACCAGCAGCTGGTGCTCACCCGCCAGAAGTGCCCCGAGCGCTTCCTGAGCCTGGAGTACAGCCCCGCGGGCAAGGAGTACGTGCGGCAGCTGGTGTACGTGGAGCAGGCGGGCGCCAGCCCCAAGCTGCGGGCCGGCCCGAGGCCCAGGTTCGCGGCCAGCCCCGGCGGCGGCTCGCTGCCCCTGCAGCCCGGGCCCTGCCCGCTGCGCGGCCCGCGCCCGGGGGCCCCCCCGGGGGACTACAGCAGCATGGAGGGGGCCGAGCTGCGGGCCGCGCAGGACGATGCCATGTCCTGGTCCAGCCAGCAGGACACCATGTCCTCCGGCGGCTACTCGCCAGGCACACGCAAGAGGAAGAGCAGGAACCCCTCTCTGTGCCACGGCCCCGCCGACGGCCCCGGGGACCGCGACGTCCTGGGCGAGCAGCCGCCGGCCGAGGAGCGGGCGCCGTGCGGGCCCGGCCTGGGCGCCGGGAAGCGAGCCGAGGGCAAGACGGCCGAGGCCGAGCCGTTCCTGGCGCAGGCGCGCCTGGCCTGGGAGGCGCAGCAGGCCCACTTCCACATGAAGCAGCGGGGCAGCTGGGACTCCCAGCAGGACGGCTCGGGCTACGAGAGCGACGGGGCCGTGCCGCTGCCCATGCCCGGGCCTGTGGTGCGCGCCTTCAGCGAGGACGAGGCCCTGGCGCAGCAGGAGAGCAAGCACTGGCAGAGGGGCGCCTTGGAGAGGCTGGCCTTCCCCCAGATCCTCCTCGAGAAGAGCGTCTCGGTGCAGACCAACCTGGCCTCGCCGGAGCCCTACCTTCACCCCTCGCAG TCTGAGGACCTCGGCTCCTGCGCCCAGTTTGAGAGTAGCCGGCAGGCCCGCAGTGTGATGCCCAGCGCCAGCTGCGTGTTCCCCACCTTCACACTGCGTAAGCCGTCCTCGGAGACTGACATCGAGAACTGGGCCTCCAAGCACTTCAACACACACACGCAGGGCCTCTTCCGACGGAAGGTGTCCATCGCCAACATGCTGGCCTGGAGCAGTGAGTCCATCAAGAAACCCATGATCGTGACCAGCGACCGCCACGTGAAGAAGGAGGCCTGTGAGATCTTCAAACTGATCCAGATGTACATGGGCGACCGGCGCGCCAAGGCCGACCCCCTGCATGTGGCCCTGGAGATCGCCACCAAGGGCTGGAGCGTGCAGGGGCTGCGGGACGAGCTCTATATCCAGCTGTGCCGGCAGACCACGGAGAACTTCCGCCTCGAGAGCCTAGCCCGCGGCTGGGAGCTCATGGCCATCTGCTTGGCCTTCTTCCCACCCACACCCAAATTCCACTCCTACCTGGAGGGCTACATCTACCGGCACATGGACCCCGTCAACGACACCAAAG TGACGCAGCATATGAGAGCGCTCCTGGAGAGGAACAGTAAGAAGAAGCCCAAGTTGAGAAAGAAACCCAAGCCCTATGTTGAGGAGCCGGATG GGGTGGCGATAAGCACGTATGCCAAGTACTGTTACCACAAGCTGCAGAAGGCGGCCCTCACCGGAGCCAAGAAG GGGCtgaagaagcccaatgtggaggAGATCCGGCACGCCAAGAATGCTGTGTTCAGCCCGTCCATGTTTGGCAGTGCCCTGCAGGAGGTCATGAGCATGCAGAAGGAGCGATACCCTGATCGGCAGCTGCCCTGGGTACAAACACGTCTGTCTGAGGAGGTGCTAGCGCTCAACGGTGACCAGACCGAAGGCATCTTCAG AGTGCCCGGGGACATTGATGAGGTGAACGCCCTGAAGCTGCAGGTGGACCAGTGGAAGGTGCCCACAGGCCTGGAGGATCCCCACGTCCCTG CTTCGCTACTGAAGCTGTGGTACCGGGAGTTGGAGGAGCCCCTGATCCCGCACGAGTTCTACGAGCAGTGCATCGCGCACTACGAGAGCCCCGAGGCCGCCGTGGCCGTGGTGCACGCGCTGCCCCGCATCAACCGCCTGGTGCTGTGCTACCTCATCCGCTTCCTTCAG GTGTTCGTGCAGCCCGCCAACGTGGCCATCACCAAGATGGACGTCAGCAACCTGGCCATGGTGATGGCGCCCAACTGCCTGCGCTGCCGGTCGGACGACCCGCGCGTCATCTTCGAGAACACTCGCAAGGAGATGTCGTTCCTGCGCGTGCTCATCCAGCACCTGGACACCAGCTTCATGGAGGGCGTGCTATAG